The Streptomyces laurentii region CGTGGAACGGCTTCCTGTTCCCGCTCGTCCTCACCCAGTCCGCGGAGAACAAGGTCGTCACCATGGGCCTGTACGACTTCCAGACGGAGCACGGCGTCGACATCCCCGCCCTCCTCGCCGCCGTCGTCCTGTCCATGCTCCCCGTCCTGCTCGTCTACCTGTTCGCCCGACGGGCCCTGGTCCAGGGTCTGATGGGAGTCGGAGGGAAATGACCGACGACCTGGCCGCCACCGGCCACCCCCAACCCCTGCCCCTGCCCCCGTCCCTTCCCAACCCCTGTCCCCGTCCTCTTCCCACCCGCTGCCCGCCTGGCGGGATCGCACGCTGAGCGCGGCGGACCGCGCCGAGGCACTGCTGCGCGCGATGACGCTGGAGGAGAAGACCGCCCAGCTGTACGGCGTGTGGGTCGGCGCCTCCGCCGAGGGCACCGAAGTCGCCCCGCACCAGCACGACATGGAGGCGGCCGTCGACCTCGCCGCGCTGCTGCCGGCCGGTCTCGGCCAGCTCACCCGGCCCTTCGGCACCGTGCCCGTCGACCCCGCGCTCGGCGCCCTGTCCCTGATGCGGACGCAGGCGCGGATCGCCGCCGCGAACCGGTTCGGCATCCCGGCCATCGCCCACGAGGAGTGCCTCGCGGGCTTCGCCGCCTGGGGCGCCACCGCGTATCCCGTCCCGCTGTCCTGGGGCGCCACCTTCGATCCCGCGCTGATCGGCGAGATGGCCGCGGCCATCGGCCGCGACCTGCGGGCGGTCGGCGTGCACCAGGGGCTCGCGCCCGTCCTCGACGTCGTCCGCGACGCGCGCTGGGGGCGGGTCGAGGAGACCATCGGCGAGGACCCGTACCTCGTCGGGACGATCGCCACCGCGTACGTACGGGGGCTGGAGTCCGCCGGGATCGTCGCCACCCTCAAGCACTTCGCCGGGTACTCCGCCTCCCGGGCGGGCCGCAACCTCGCCCCGGTCGGCATGGGCGCCCGGGAGCGGGCGGACGTGATCCTGCCGCCGTTCGAGATGGCGGTCCGGGAGAGCGGGGTACGGGCGGTCATGCACGCCTACACCGACACCGACGGCATCCCGTCGGCCGCCGACGAGCGGCTGCTCACCGGGCTGCTCCGGGACACCTGGGGCTTCGGCGGCACGGTGGTGGCCGACTACTTCGGCATCGCGTTCCTCAACACCCTGCACGGGGTGGCTGGTTCGGACGGCGAGGCGGCCGGGCTCGCGCTCGCCGCCGGGGTCGACGTGGAACTGCCCACCGTCAAGACCTTCGGCGCCCCGCTCCTCGACGCGGTCCGGGACGGGCGCGTGCCCGAGAAGCTGGTGGACCGCGCGGTCCGCCGGGTCCTCGCGCAGAAGGCCGAACTGGGGCTGCTCGACGCCGACTGGAGCCCCGTTCCGGCGGTGCTGCGCGACGCCGACACGACGGCCGGACCCGATGCCGTGCGAGGGACGGTGGACCTGGACCCGGCCGCCAACCGGGAGTTGGCCGGGCGGATCGCCGAACGGGCGATCGTGCTCCTGCGGAACGACGGCATCCTGCCTCTCGCTCCCGGGTCCCACACGGTGCGCCGGATCGCGCTGATCGGGCCCACCGCCGAGGCGCCCACCGCCGTCCTCGGCTGCTACTCCTTCCCCGTCCACGTCGGCGGACAGCACCCCGACATGCCGCTCGGCATCGAACTGCCCACGCTGGCCGAGGCGTTGAGGGCCGAGTTCCCGGACGTCGAGATCGTCGTCGCGCCCGGCACCGGGGTCGACGACCACGCCACCGAGGGCTTCGCCGAGGCCGTGGCGCTCGCCCGTGGGGCGGACGTCGTCGTGGCGGCCCTCGGCGACCGGGCCGGGCTCTTCGGACGCGGCACCAGCGGCGAGGGCTGCGACGCGGAGTCCCTTGAACTCCCTGGGGCTCAGGGGATGTTGCTGGACGCGCTGCTCGATGCCGGTACGCCGGTGGTGACGGTCCTGCTGGCCGGCCGGCCGTACGCGCTCGGGCGCGCCGCCGACGAGTCCGCGGCCGTCGTGCAGTCCTTCTTCCCGGGCGAGGCGGGGACCGCCGCGCTGGCCGCCGTCCTCAGCGGGCGGACCGCCCCGAGCGGCCGGCTGCCGGTGAGCGTGCCGCGCCGGGCGGGCGCCCAGCCGTCCACGTATCTCGCCGCCCGGCTCGGCCACGCGGGCGAGGTCTCCAACATCGACCCGACCCCGGCGTTCGGTTTCGGGCACGGCCTGACGTACACCACGTTCGCCTGGAGCGACCTCACGGTCGAGGACACCGAGGCGGCCACGGACGGCGCGTTCGCGCTCGCCCTCACCGTCGCCAACACCGGCGAGCGGGCCGGCACCGAGGTCGTCCAGCTGTATCTGCACGATCCCGTGGCCTCCGTGGTCCAGCCCGTCCAGCGGCTGATCGCCTACGCGCGGGTCGACGGTCTGGAGCCCGGGGAGAGCCGGCGGATCCGGGTGACCGTCCCGGCGGATCTCGCCTCGTTCACCGGCCGGGAGGGGACGCGGATCGTGGAGCCGGGCGAGCTGGAGCTGCGGTTCGGCGCGTCCAGCACCCGGCCGCTGCTCAC contains the following coding sequences:
- a CDS encoding beta-glucosidase (Fibronectin type III-like domain; pfam14310;~Glycosyl hydrolase family 3 N terminal domain; pfam00933;~beta-D-glucoside glucohydrolase; Provisional;~beta-glucosidase [Streptomyces sp. PAMC26508];~identified by MetaGeneAnnotator; putative), producing the protein MTLEEKTAQLYGVWVGASAEGTEVAPHQHDMEAAVDLAALLPAGLGQLTRPFGTVPVDPALGALSLMRTQARIAAANRFGIPAIAHEECLAGFAAWGATAYPVPLSWGATFDPALIGEMAAAIGRDLRAVGVHQGLAPVLDVVRDARWGRVEETIGEDPYLVGTIATAYVRGLESAGIVATLKHFAGYSASRAGRNLAPVGMGARERADVILPPFEMAVRESGVRAVMHAYTDTDGIPSAADERLLTGLLRDTWGFGGTVVADYFGIAFLNTLHGVAGSDGEAAGLALAAGVDVELPTVKTFGAPLLDAVRDGRVPEKLVDRAVRRVLAQKAELGLLDADWSPVPAVLRDADTTAGPDAVRGTVDLDPAANRELAGRIAERAIVLLRNDGILPLAPGSHTVRRIALIGPTAEAPTAVLGCYSFPVHVGGQHPDMPLGIELPTLAEALRAEFPDVEIVVAPGTGVDDHATEGFAEAVALARGADVVVAALGDRAGLFGRGTSGEGCDAESLELPGAQGMLLDALLDAGTPVVTVLLAGRPYALGRAADESAAVVQSFFPGEAGTAALAAVLSGRTAPSGRLPVSVPRRAGAQPSTYLAARLGHAGEVSNIDPTPAFGFGHGLTYTTFAWSDLTVEDTEAATDGAFALALTVANTGERAGTEVVQLYLHDPVASVVQPVQRLIAYARVDGLEPGESRRIRVTVPADLASFTGREGTRIVEPGELELRFGASSTRPLLTTRVTLTGPVRELDHRRRLHASVEVD